In Achromobacter spanius, the following proteins share a genomic window:
- a CDS encoding ABC-F family ATPase — protein sequence MISTANLTIQFGPKPLFENVSVKFGEGNRYGLIGANGSGKSTFMKIIGGDLEASGGNVSLEPGVRLGKLRQDQFAFEDLRVLDVVMMGHTEMWAAMSERDAIYANPEATEDDYMRAADLEAKFAEYDGYTAEARAGELLLGLEIAVDQHNLPMREVAPGWKLRVLLAQALFSNPDVLLLDEPTNNLDINTIRWLENVLNSYQSTMIIISHDRHFLNQVCTHMADVDYGEIRVYAGNYDDYMLASTQARERLVSNNAKAKERVAELQDFVRRFAANKSKSRQATSRLKQIDRIKADQVVVKPSSRQNPYIRFEQNKVMHRLAVTVENLTKAYDAPVITKFSAMVDAGEKIAIIGANGVGKTTLLRLLATELQPDSGSVKWSDNADLGYMAQDVSDQFLQTDINLLDWMGDHRQPGDDDQSIRSVLGRLLFSADDLPKAPKVLSGGEKNRMTFGRLMLGRHNVMLLDEPTNHLDMESIESLQFALEKYEGTLVFVSHDREFVSGLATRVIEILPSGEIIDYRGGYEDYLESRGIEA from the coding sequence GTGATATCCACAGCCAATCTCACCATCCAGTTCGGTCCCAAGCCCCTTTTCGAGAACGTTAGCGTCAAGTTCGGGGAAGGCAACCGGTACGGGCTGATCGGGGCCAATGGGTCCGGTAAGTCTACGTTCATGAAGATCATCGGCGGCGACCTCGAAGCCTCCGGCGGCAACGTTTCCCTGGAACCGGGCGTGCGCCTGGGCAAGCTGCGCCAGGACCAGTTCGCGTTTGAAGACCTGCGCGTGCTGGACGTCGTCATGATGGGCCACACCGAAATGTGGGCCGCCATGTCCGAACGCGACGCCATCTACGCCAACCCGGAAGCCACCGAAGACGACTACATGCGCGCGGCTGACCTGGAAGCCAAGTTTGCCGAGTACGACGGCTATACCGCCGAAGCGCGCGCCGGCGAACTGCTGCTGGGCCTGGAAATCGCCGTGGACCAGCACAACCTGCCCATGCGCGAAGTGGCCCCGGGCTGGAAGCTGCGCGTGCTGCTGGCGCAAGCGCTGTTCTCGAACCCCGACGTCCTGCTGCTGGACGAGCCCACCAACAACCTGGATATCAACACCATCCGCTGGTTGGAAAACGTGCTGAACAGCTACCAGAGCACGATGATCATCATCAGCCACGATCGCCACTTCCTGAATCAGGTGTGCACGCACATGGCCGACGTGGACTACGGTGAAATCCGCGTCTACGCGGGTAACTACGACGACTACATGCTGGCCTCCACCCAGGCCCGCGAACGTCTGGTGTCCAACAACGCCAAGGCCAAGGAACGTGTTGCCGAGCTGCAAGACTTCGTGCGCCGCTTCGCCGCCAACAAGTCGAAGTCGCGCCAGGCCACCTCGCGCCTGAAGCAGATCGACCGCATCAAGGCCGACCAGGTCGTGGTCAAGCCGTCGTCGCGCCAGAACCCGTACATCCGCTTTGAACAGAACAAGGTCATGCACCGCCTGGCGGTCACGGTCGAAAACCTGACCAAAGCTTACGACGCGCCCGTCATCACCAAGTTCTCGGCCATGGTCGATGCCGGCGAAAAGATCGCCATCATCGGCGCCAACGGCGTGGGCAAGACCACCTTGCTGCGCCTGCTGGCGACCGAACTGCAGCCGGATTCGGGCTCGGTGAAATGGTCCGACAACGCCGACCTGGGCTATATGGCCCAGGACGTGTCCGACCAATTCCTGCAAACCGATATCAACCTGCTGGACTGGATGGGCGACCACCGTCAGCCGGGCGATGACGACCAGTCGATCCGTTCGGTGCTGGGCCGCCTGCTGTTCTCGGCGGATGACCTGCCCAAGGCGCCCAAGGTGCTGTCCGGCGGCGAAAAGAACCGCATGACCTTCGGCCGCCTGATGCTGGGCCGGCACAACGTCATGCTGCTTGACGAGCCCACCAACCACCTGGACATGGAATCGATCGAATCGCTTCAGTTCGCCTTGGAAAAGTACGAAGGCACGCTGGTGTTCGTGTCGCACGACCGCGAATTCGTGTCCGGCCTGGCCACCCGCGTGATCGAAATCCTGCCGTCGGGCGAGATCATCGACTACCGCGGCGGCTACGAAGACTATCTGGAATCGCGCGGCATCGAAGCCTGA